In Paenibacillus sp. FSL R7-0345, a single window of DNA contains:
- a CDS encoding TetR/AcrR family transcriptional regulator yields the protein MARITQELIIETAEALIERTEKPEVTLSQIADELSITHAALYKHFKNKQELWAAVSKSWFNRMISEQIQIDTINLAMPRDVLHEWLWSFVNAKKRAYNENPKMFALNTQYVDSNPLVLRDVLWDSYQIIDGIMEYRDPLFERAEAILSVFAVFSLPSFKESWNSPDYQARFERIWNLIKDGL from the coding sequence ATGGCTAGAATCACACAAGAACTTATTATTGAAACAGCAGAAGCATTAATTGAACGAACGGAAAAACCGGAAGTGACACTCTCTCAAATTGCCGATGAATTAAGTATCACTCATGCAGCGCTCTATAAACATTTTAAAAATAAACAAGAGCTCTGGGCGGCTGTGTCTAAAAGCTGGTTCAACCGGATGATTTCAGAACAAATCCAAATAGACACAATTAATTTGGCTATGCCAAGGGATGTGCTCCACGAGTGGCTCTGGTCCTTTGTTAACGCTAAAAAACGCGCATACAACGAAAATCCCAAAATGTTTGCTCTTAATACACAATATGTGGACAGCAATCCATTGGTATTGCGTGACGTTCTCTGGGACTCCTACCAAATTATCGATGGTATCATGGAATATCGAGATCCCCTCTTCGAGCGGGCGGAGGCGATTCTATCCGTATTTGCGGTATTTAGTCTGCCTTCCTTCAAGGAATCCTGGAATTCACCAGACTACCAAGCAAGGTTTGAGCGCATCTGGAATTTAATTAAGGATGGGCTTTAA
- a CDS encoding NADP-dependent oxidoreductase, whose translation MKAAQITKYSKQFKVEVNDIPVPGIRDDEVLVKVKAAAVNHLELLIATGSVKLIQDYGFPLTLGNELTGIIEKVGKNVQGFKAGDAIYSRLPIQKIGAFAEYAAIEADAIAHLPANLDFVTGAAAPLTGLTAYQGLHEELAAKAGESVFIPGGSGSFGQMAIPIAKSMGLKVIVSGSPQARERTMMAGADQYIDYTTENYWEQLRDLDYVIDTLGSSEFNHELSIIKAGGRLLSLRTGPNKRFAEDMGLSGWKQKLFAIAGAKYDHKAKKKNIQYHFIFVRSDGEQLKSITNMIEENGIVPAVDPTIFHIGDINEALKLVAAGHPKGKVIIQF comes from the coding sequence ATGAAAGCTGCTCAGATTACTAAATATTCAAAACAGTTCAAAGTTGAAGTGAATGATATCCCAGTTCCGGGAATACGGGATGACGAAGTCTTGGTTAAAGTGAAGGCTGCGGCAGTTAATCATCTGGAACTGCTTATCGCTACTGGAAGCGTGAAGTTAATCCAGGATTATGGGTTCCCGCTGACACTCGGTAATGAGCTCACAGGCATTATTGAAAAGGTTGGCAAAAATGTTCAGGGATTCAAAGCAGGCGATGCCATTTATTCACGTCTGCCTATACAAAAAATTGGTGCATTTGCAGAATACGCGGCGATTGAGGCTGATGCCATCGCACATTTACCTGCTAATCTGGATTTTGTTACCGGTGCGGCTGCACCCTTGACTGGATTAACGGCTTACCAAGGATTGCATGAAGAGTTAGCTGCTAAAGCTGGCGAAAGTGTATTTATTCCCGGAGGCTCTGGTTCTTTTGGCCAAATGGCTATTCCGATCGCCAAAAGTATGGGGCTCAAGGTTATCGTCAGTGGTAGTCCACAAGCACGTGAGCGGACAATGATGGCTGGAGCTGACCAATACATTGATTACACGACCGAGAACTATTGGGAACAGCTTAGAGATCTTGATTATGTAATTGATACCTTGGGATCAAGCGAATTTAATCATGAGCTTTCCATTATTAAAGCAGGCGGCCGTCTTCTTTCTTTGCGGACCGGTCCTAACAAACGTTTCGCCGAGGATATGGGCTTGTCAGGTTGGAAGCAAAAGCTCTTCGCTATTGCTGGAGCCAAGTATGACCACAAAGCCAAGAAGAAGAACATTCAGTATCATTTCATTTTTGTTCGCAGTGATGGAGAACAATTAAAAAGCATTACAAATATGATTGAAGAAAACGGAATTGTTCCAGCAGTGGACCCTACAATATTCCATATTGGAGATATTAATGAAGCCTTAAAGTTGGTTGCTGCAGGTCATCCGAAAGGAAAAGTCATAATCCAATTTTAA
- a CDS encoding TetR/AcrR family transcriptional regulator translates to MARSKEFEENVVLEKAMKLFWEQGYEKTSMTELVEHMGIHRRSLYDTFGDKHTLFLKAMDQFHEKVCATLVGKVKRSKTATEALQHIFSFVIFGDEDSPSGCLMVNSAVELAMRDADVDLKTTELFVLSEQLFKDIILWGQQNGEFNPDYKASDQAEHLHAVYVALRVMTKTSMRKEKLQRIADVSSKLLSK, encoded by the coding sequence ATGGCAAGGAGCAAAGAATTCGAAGAGAACGTGGTATTAGAAAAGGCGATGAAGCTTTTTTGGGAACAAGGTTATGAGAAGACATCTATGACGGAACTGGTTGAGCATATGGGAATTCATCGAAGAAGTTTATATGACACATTTGGCGACAAGCATACGTTATTTTTAAAAGCAATGGACCAATTCCACGAAAAAGTATGTGCTACACTTGTAGGAAAAGTTAAACGCTCTAAGACTGCAACTGAGGCACTTCAGCATATTTTTAGTTTCGTGATCTTTGGTGATGAAGATTCTCCTTCCGGATGTTTAATGGTGAATTCAGCGGTGGAACTGGCAATGCGCGATGCCGATGTGGATTTAAAGACCACAGAATTATTTGTATTATCAGAGCAGCTGTTCAAAGATATTATTCTGTGGGGACAGCAGAATGGAGAGTTTAATCCGGACTATAAAGCCAGTGATCAAGCGGAACATCTGCATGCTGTCTATGTAGCGTTACGGGTGATGACAAAAACCTCTATGCGTAAAGAAAAGCTACAACGTATAGCCGATGTATCGAGTAAACTTTTATCTAAATAA
- a CDS encoding SDR family oxidoreductase — protein sequence MNISEQVAFVTGANRGFGRQLTLELLSRGAKVYAGARNPETIDIPGVTPVKLDITNPQEVAEAALVAKDVTLLINNAGSSTGASLLEDDVQQIQLEFDTHFFGTLSMIRSFAPIIEKNGGGSILNVLSALSWFSSGTVGAYTAAKAAEWALTNDLRLNLYSRNVRVSGLHVGFMETDMTTGLDTPKSNPAEIAKKAVAGIESGSFEIIADDNSRMLQAALAGGVPALYPHLS from the coding sequence ATGAATATTTCTGAACAAGTCGCTTTTGTCACTGGAGCAAATCGGGGTTTTGGCCGCCAGCTTACTCTTGAACTTTTATCTAGGGGAGCTAAAGTTTACGCGGGTGCAAGAAATCCGGAAACCATTGATATTCCTGGTGTTACACCGGTAAAGCTTGATATCACCAACCCTCAAGAGGTTGCCGAAGCAGCTCTAGTCGCAAAGGATGTAACGCTTTTGATTAACAATGCAGGATCATCTACAGGAGCTTCTTTGCTGGAAGATGATGTGCAACAAATACAGCTGGAATTCGATACACATTTCTTCGGTACGCTATCCATGATTCGTTCCTTTGCACCGATTATTGAAAAAAACGGGGGAGGCTCCATTCTAAATGTTCTTTCCGCATTATCCTGGTTTAGTTCAGGAACTGTGGGTGCATATACAGCTGCAAAGGCTGCAGAATGGGCATTGACGAATGATTTACGTTTGAATTTGTATTCTCGTAATGTACGAGTATCAGGATTGCATGTGGGCTTTATGGAGACAGACATGACCACCGGTTTAGATACTCCAAAATCCAACCCTGCAGAGATTGCAAAAAAAGCTGTTGCTGGCATAGAATCTGGCAGCTTTGAAATTATTGCTGATGAT